A part of Bacteroidia bacterium genomic DNA contains:
- a CDS encoding class I SAM-dependent methyltransferase produces the protein MNTLFRLKEWFIYHLFADTVYNIHSPFVFEFWQNVIQPARKDMLYQTHILPILRQLYANKSQLAKHDLGTGKNSGTETVARVAKTSSIVPKYGHILHQIVRYFKPQIMIELGTCFGISTRYLCHDFTGTHFYSIEGSPQRLQIAQSCLSDFDSTKLILIQGSFENVLPQILEKHSYIDLVFVDGNHTFEATQKYFTLILPHVHAGTLLIFDDIHWSKGMCRAWKYIYTHPKVTLSIDLFQIGICFFNSRLAKQNIILHY, from the coding sequence ATGAATACACTGTTTAGACTAAAAGAATGGTTTATCTACCACCTTTTTGCGGATACAGTCTATAACATTCACTCGCCTTTTGTGTTTGAATTTTGGCAAAATGTTATTCAGCCTGCACGTAAAGATATGCTCTATCAAACACACATTTTGCCTATTTTAAGACAACTGTATGCAAATAAAAGTCAGCTTGCCAAACACGATTTAGGAACGGGAAAGAACTCAGGTACAGAAACCGTGGCTCGAGTAGCTAAAACTTCTTCTATTGTCCCCAAGTATGGGCATATTCTTCATCAAATTGTACGCTACTTCAAGCCCCAAATTATGATAGAGTTAGGCACTTGCTTTGGAATAAGCACAAGATACTTGTGCCATGACTTTACAGGAACACACTTTTACAGCATAGAAGGTTCGCCACAACGGTTACAAATAGCCCAAAGTTGTCTATCTGATTTTGATTCTACCAAACTCATTCTAATTCAAGGTAGTTTTGAAAATGTGTTACCGCAGATTCTTGAAAAACATTCGTACATTGACCTTGTTTTTGTAGATGGGAACCATACTTTTGAAGCCACACAAAAATATTTTACTCTTATTTTACCACACGTTCATGCAGGTACTCTGCTTATTTTTGATGATATCCATTGGTCAAAAGGAATGTGCAGGGCTTGGAAGTACATTTACACTCACCCAAAGGTAACTCTAAGCATAGATTTGTTTCAGATAGGTATTTGCTTTTTCAATTCAAGATTAGCCAAGCAAAACATTATTTTACACTACTAA